One part of the Bacillus sp. FJAT-27916 genome encodes these proteins:
- a CDS encoding ATP-binding protein codes for MIIKKIHIFGYGKFENYQLDLSSGINVLYGENEAGKSTIFSFIHAMLFGFPQRSQNAPSYEPNGGVKYGGRLTVEWPANGEITIERIKHTQGSECKLYQGGQFIGQEEELKELLKGIDRDFYESIYSFNLDGIREISRLNEEELGRYLFFAGMSGSERLWDLENGLQKQMELLFKPSGKKPELNQKLAEMKESTRQLQKAKERENEYNEFLHHQERLSNEIAEQRTRLEKIRSHLIHLKDWRRLLPSIQELSGINGRLSELRERPFPAGGTKRMETIEAELVAKSAMLKTQSTKLSALKDERQKLTYQEDWLLKEAEVQQMERPIEHCESLEEEIRAKSIELKHLDARMYKLQEELHMNLEEETIASLDTSVFRKEKIKKLELEMSTLKKRKSELDFQFEQEKLKLDQVEKTMKLYESKLLPDGERARLEERRKTFKESSDSYNLEEVRETLERLKNRREKIWTKEQKMRKKQKRFSNLAGILLILTAILTMFSGKVLLGTGIGLGGVLLIFIWRQFLGSYTKSSELDEEILFYEEKLAGFSNRVQRQGDNGLTDRLLMEDAENRLQYEREKYRKEQQDEIFEGLIQAFEKWEQEKQACERRLTVLGDEWFIPREISKSMLSEALDRLESMKDIILEKNKLQSSIEENRQVIVALSTKLNKLAEDFHVSTEQSRREIYRQIKQKMDEVIGVRNEAKRLNERIADLTEEKEPLEEICEHLEAEQAALLKEAGCESITSFYQLGKESEEREQLVTIRRQLMIQLGEFSDSEHYLDTSAAKLDEQIASAEEDSSSVEQQIEAGLQELAKVQYDIKRLEEDGTVEALQFHHQQLLEDFQVLSRKWAKLAVAKGILQEAITKYKNERFPAILEKSNEHLYYLTNGKYERLVFSNEGTGLMLQDSQGEYIPARDLSRGTAELAYVSIRLALALTIEGRKDLPIMMDDTFVNFDDRRTERVLSLLKQIGQEEHQILFMTCHQKIKEPFTSHEVISIG; via the coding sequence TTGATTATTAAGAAAATACATATATTTGGATACGGGAAATTCGAAAATTATCAACTAGATCTCTCCTCTGGAATCAATGTTCTTTATGGGGAGAATGAGGCAGGCAAGTCGACGATTTTTTCATTTATCCATGCCATGCTTTTCGGCTTTCCGCAGAGAAGTCAGAATGCCCCCTCCTATGAACCGAATGGAGGAGTGAAATACGGCGGCAGACTGACGGTTGAATGGCCGGCGAATGGAGAAATCACCATTGAGCGAATCAAACATACGCAGGGCAGTGAGTGCAAGCTATATCAAGGTGGTCAGTTCATCGGTCAGGAGGAGGAACTAAAGGAGCTACTTAAAGGAATTGACCGGGATTTCTATGAATCCATCTATTCCTTTAACTTAGATGGGATTAGAGAAATTTCCCGTCTAAATGAAGAGGAGCTTGGACGATACTTATTTTTTGCCGGCATGTCTGGAAGTGAACGATTGTGGGATTTGGAGAATGGTCTTCAAAAGCAAATGGAGCTCCTCTTTAAGCCGAGCGGTAAGAAGCCAGAGTTGAATCAGAAACTCGCAGAGATGAAAGAAAGCACGAGGCAATTGCAAAAGGCCAAGGAAAGAGAAAATGAGTATAATGAGTTCCTACATCATCAGGAAAGGCTTTCGAACGAAATTGCTGAACAGCGGACACGCTTGGAGAAAATAAGAAGCCATTTGATTCATTTAAAGGACTGGAGGCGCCTTTTGCCAAGCATTCAGGAACTTTCCGGCATTAACGGCAGGCTGAGTGAATTAAGGGAGAGGCCTTTTCCTGCCGGCGGAACGAAAAGGATGGAGACCATTGAAGCCGAACTGGTGGCGAAATCCGCCATGCTGAAAACGCAATCGACTAAATTATCTGCCTTGAAGGATGAAAGGCAAAAGCTTACCTATCAGGAGGACTGGCTTCTTAAGGAGGCTGAGGTCCAGCAAATGGAACGTCCTATAGAGCATTGCGAGTCACTGGAGGAAGAAATAAGAGCTAAATCAATTGAGCTAAAGCATTTAGATGCCCGTATGTATAAGCTGCAGGAAGAATTGCATATGAATTTAGAGGAGGAGACAATTGCCTCTCTTGATACGAGTGTTTTCCGTAAAGAGAAAATCAAGAAGCTGGAGCTTGAAATGAGCACCCTCAAGAAACGGAAAAGTGAACTGGATTTCCAATTTGAACAGGAGAAATTGAAGCTTGACCAAGTGGAAAAGACAATGAAGCTCTATGAAAGCAAGCTTTTGCCGGATGGGGAGAGAGCGAGGCTTGAAGAAAGGCGCAAGACCTTCAAAGAATCGTCCGACTCATACAATTTGGAGGAAGTGCGGGAAACACTTGAGCGATTGAAAAACCGGCGTGAGAAAATCTGGACAAAAGAACAGAAAATGAGGAAGAAACAAAAGCGATTTTCTAATCTCGCAGGTATTCTGCTTATTCTGACAGCCATCCTAACCATGTTCAGCGGGAAAGTACTGCTTGGTACCGGGATTGGACTCGGAGGAGTTCTGCTTATCTTCATTTGGAGGCAGTTCCTTGGCAGTTATACGAAATCTAGTGAGCTGGATGAAGAAATCCTCTTTTATGAGGAAAAGCTGGCAGGCTTTTCAAACCGTGTTCAAAGGCAAGGAGATAATGGTTTGACAGACAGACTTCTCATGGAGGATGCGGAGAACCGTTTGCAATATGAGAGGGAGAAATATCGGAAAGAACAGCAGGATGAAATTTTCGAAGGTTTAATCCAAGCATTTGAGAAGTGGGAACAGGAGAAGCAAGCCTGTGAAAGACGCTTAACCGTCCTTGGGGATGAATGGTTCATTCCGCGGGAGATTTCGAAGTCTATGCTCTCTGAGGCATTGGACCGTCTTGAAAGCATGAAGGATATTATTCTGGAGAAAAACAAGCTTCAATCCTCCATAGAGGAAAACCGTCAAGTGATTGTCGCCCTTAGCACTAAATTAAATAAGCTTGCTGAGGATTTTCATGTCAGCACTGAACAGTCAAGGAGAGAGATCTATCGTCAAATCAAGCAGAAAATGGATGAAGTCATCGGAGTAAGGAATGAAGCGAAACGTCTTAATGAACGGATTGCTGATTTGACGGAGGAGAAAGAGCCGCTTGAGGAAATATGCGAACATCTGGAGGCAGAGCAGGCAGCGCTGCTGAAGGAAGCGGGCTGCGAATCTATTACAAGCTTCTATCAGTTGGGCAAGGAATCCGAAGAACGAGAGCAGCTCGTAACAATAAGACGCCAATTAATGATTCAGCTTGGTGAATTCTCAGATAGTGAGCATTATTTGGATACAAGTGCTGCTAAGCTGGATGAGCAAATAGCGAGTGCCGAGGAGGATAGTTCGTCTGTTGAGCAGCAAATTGAGGCAGGCCTTCAAGAGCTTGCCAAGGTTCAATATGATATTAAGAGGCTTGAGGAAGATGGAACAGTGGAAGCCTTGCAATTCCATCATCAACAACTGCTTGAGGACTTTCAGGTACTGTCGCGGAAATGGGCGAAGCTTGCTGTGGCTAAAGGCATTCTTCAAGAGGCTATCACGAAATATAAGAATGAGCGCTTTCCCGCCATATTGGAGAAATCAAATGAACATCTGTATTATTTGACCAATGGCAAGTACGAAAGGCTTGTATTCTCAAATGAGGGGACAGGGCTGATGCTACAAGATAGCCAGGGAGAATACATTCCTGCCCGGGATCTGAGCAGAGGTACAGCAGAGCTTGCTTATGTATCAATTCGTCTTGCATTAGCTTTAACCATTGAAGGACGAAAGGATCTTCCGATTATGATGGATGACACATTCGTTAATTTCGATGATAGACGAACGGAGCGGGTTCTTTCCTTGCTGAAGCAAATTGGACAAGAGGAGCACCAGATTCTCTTTATGACTTGCCATCAAAAAATCAAGGAGCCGTTTACTTCACATGAAGTGATCTCCATAGGGTGA
- a CDS encoding metallophosphoesterase family protein, translating into MKVKNITFIHAADLHLGGMFSGFRHLPDTLYEKLRTSSYEALRNLIQTAITEKVDFVILAGDIYDGNDRSLKAQIQFQKAMEQLNKEGIPVYLIHGNHDFLEGNYFNLSLPPNVHIFGREVEVKEHVKEDGTSSMLYGFSYGQRHIKERMIEGYIKQPSGDFHIGLLHGNLDGETAHGNYAPFTKMELVQKGFDYWALGHIHKRMLVLNEPYAVYPGCLQGRNRKETGEKGFYLVHLSETETKLDFRPASVLNWQEETVEASGLEMNRLIQHINERKEHYRQAGKDILLELILDASKAKEEDWLYSDMDELLEAVQEGEEEETPRVWIHTMKLIPPAWMDEGTDETQSFLAELLDVSADLGKEQFEELIAPLLTHSAARKYVKGWDYASQKEIILEANMELVKRLNSR; encoded by the coding sequence ATGAAAGTGAAAAATATAACATTTATCCATGCGGCTGATCTTCATTTGGGCGGCATGTTTTCTGGATTTCGGCATCTGCCGGATACCTTATATGAAAAGCTGAGAACGAGCAGTTATGAAGCATTAAGGAATTTGATTCAAACAGCGATAACGGAGAAAGTAGATTTTGTTATCCTGGCAGGGGATATTTATGATGGGAATGACCGCAGCCTTAAGGCACAGATTCAGTTCCAAAAGGCGATGGAGCAGTTGAATAAGGAAGGTATTCCTGTATATCTGATTCATGGCAATCATGACTTTCTTGAAGGAAACTATTTTAATCTGTCTCTTCCGCCTAATGTCCACATATTTGGACGAGAGGTAGAGGTTAAGGAGCATGTGAAGGAGGATGGGACATCGTCTATGCTTTACGGCTTCAGCTATGGACAGAGACATATAAAGGAAAGGATGATTGAAGGCTATATCAAGCAGCCATCAGGGGATTTTCATATCGGCCTCTTGCACGGCAATCTTGATGGGGAAACGGCCCATGGTAATTATGCTCCTTTCACGAAGATGGAGCTAGTGCAAAAGGGATTTGATTATTGGGCATTGGGACATATTCATAAACGGATGCTTGTTCTAAATGAGCCATATGCTGTATACCCTGGATGCCTCCAAGGCCGGAACAGGAAAGAGACAGGAGAGAAGGGGTTCTATCTTGTTCATTTATCTGAAACAGAAACGAAACTTGATTTCCGCCCAGCTTCTGTTCTGAATTGGCAGGAAGAGACGGTGGAAGCAAGCGGACTCGAGATGAATAGGCTTATTCAGCACATCAACGAGCGGAAGGAGCATTATCGTCAAGCGGGCAAGGACATCCTTCTTGAGTTGATTCTGGATGCTTCAAAGGCCAAGGAAGAAGACTGGCTTTATTCAGATATGGACGAATTGCTTGAAGCTGTGCAGGAGGGAGAGGAGGAAGAAACTCCGAGGGTTTGGATTCACACGATGAAGCTAATCCCGCCTGCTTGGATGGATGAGGGCACGGATGAAACTCAGAGCTTTTTAGCTGAGCTATTAGATGTTTCGGCAGATCTCGGCAAGGAACAATTCGAGGAGCTTATAGCCCCTCTTTTAACTCATTCGGCTGCAAGAAAGTATGTGAAAGGCTGGGATTACGCTTCACAGAAGGAAATTATCCTAGAGGCCAATATGGAATTGGTGAAGCGATTAAATAGCAGATAA